In Planctomycetia bacterium, the following are encoded in one genomic region:
- a CDS encoding DUF1559 domain-containing protein: protein MSLSVSRRRGFTLVELLVVIAIIGILIALLLPALQTAREAARRAQCFNNLKQLSLGCHTYHSTYNTFPPASQLVGTGTTTINYPNISRNDQHGPNWVIAILPFIEQPALYKSFALKNAAGANLSVEDPLNEDERKTVLTTMMCPSDAFNQSPYVSGASRSNPAGIQWARGNYAANSINQSADGTGTFNVATGRWTGNYGNPAWDRWSDKQHYRGVMGFGLATKIGQIKDGTSNTMLIGELRAGLSPIDRRGIWAIGDAGCSILAWHGCEGDAAGPNQCINTASDDMRSCAQVTASLGQQYLVTECMTCWTGCDVNYQGTARSKHAGGIQCGFADGSVHFVSDTVETGGNWANCKDPNQFKAWERLIVSADGLPIEMRKVISE from the coding sequence ATGTCTCTCTCCGTGTCCCGTCGGCGCGGGTTTACCCTCGTCGAATTGTTGGTGGTCATCGCCATCATTGGCATCCTGATCGCCCTGTTGTTGCCCGCCTTGCAGACTGCTCGTGAAGCGGCTCGGCGCGCTCAATGCTTCAACAATCTGAAGCAGCTGTCGTTGGGGTGCCACACCTACCACTCCACGTACAACACCTTTCCGCCGGCTTCCCAATTGGTTGGCACTGGGACCACGACGATCAACTACCCGAATATCTCGCGGAACGATCAGCACGGTCCGAACTGGGTGATCGCGATCCTGCCGTTCATCGAACAGCCGGCGCTGTACAAGTCGTTCGCGCTTAAGAACGCCGCCGGGGCGAATCTGTCTGTGGAAGACCCGCTCAATGAAGACGAGCGGAAAACGGTCTTGACCACCATGATGTGCCCCAGCGACGCCTTCAATCAGTCGCCGTATGTCTCCGGCGCCAGCCGCTCGAATCCGGCCGGTATCCAATGGGCCCGCGGGAACTACGCCGCCAATAGCATCAATCAGTCGGCCGATGGCACCGGCACCTTCAATGTGGCCACGGGGCGTTGGACCGGAAACTACGGCAATCCCGCCTGGGACCGTTGGTCGGACAAGCAACATTACCGCGGCGTGATGGGCTTTGGTTTGGCGACGAAGATCGGCCAGATCAAGGATGGTACCAGCAATACGATGTTGATCGGCGAATTGCGGGCCGGCTTGTCTCCGATTGATCGCCGCGGCATTTGGGCGATCGGGGATGCGGGCTGCAGCATTCTGGCCTGGCACGGCTGCGAAGGGGACGCCGCTGGCCCGAATCAGTGTATCAACACCGCCTCGGACGACATGCGCTCGTGTGCTCAGGTCACCGCATCGCTTGGCCAGCAGTACTTGGTGACTGAGTGCATGACCTGCTGGACCGGTTGCGATGTGAACTATCAAGGCACCGCCCGCAGCAAGCATGCCGGCGGCATTCAATGCGGCTTCGCTGACGGCAGCGTGCATTTCGTTTCTGACACCGTCGAAACCGGCGGCAACTGGGCCAACTGCAAGGATCCTAATCAGTTCAAGGCGTGGGAACGCCTGATTGTTTCGGCCGACGGGCTGCCCATCGAAATGCGGAAGGTGATTAGCGAGTGA